The nucleotide window CGTACATAGACCTGGGGAAGGACGGGGGCAGATGAGGTTGCCGCGCGAGGACCCGTGCCGCCTCATCGAGCCTCCACAGGTCCGCCGCATGAGACAGTGGCACGAGAGGGGAGATGGACATCTCGCGGATCCGCTCTCGCCGTGTGGCCGGACGGGATGCGCAGATATCCTTTGCAAGGCGTGAACTGCTTGTGGACGCGGCGTTTCTGTTGACGGGGAAAACGAGCGCTAGTAAGATATCTTGCTGTTGCACTAGAACCAGTAATGAAGGGCTAACACATGTACGCAATCGTTACCACTGGTGGCAAGCAGTATAAGGTTGCCAAGGGCGACATCATTGATGTCGAGAAGCTCGACGTGCAGCCTGGCGACAAGGTCAAGCTTGACGTTATTCTGCTGAACGACGGCAAGAAGACCGTCGTTGACGCTGACGCCCTCTCCAAGAAGAAGGTTACCTGCGAGGTCGTCGACCAGTTCAAGGGCGAGAAGGTCACCGTCTTCAAGTTCAAGAAGCGCAAGCGCTACCACCGCACGAGGGGCCATCGCCAGAACCTCACCAGGCTCCAGGTGTCCAACATGCCGACCACCAGGTCCGCCGCTGCCAAGACGGCTTCCACCGAGGATGCCCCTGCGGAATAGCCTGAGTTTTCAATCTGAGTAGATAGGCAGGTAAGAAATGGCTCACAAGAAAGGCCTCGGCTCCTCTCGCAATGGCCGCGACTCCAACGCACAACGCCTTGGCACCAAGATCTTTGGTGGCCAGGCGGTGAGGGCAGGCCAGATCATCGTCCGTCAGCGCGGCACGCACATCACTCCGGGCGAGAACGTCGGGCGTGGCAAGGATGACACGCTGTTTGCGCTCGCCGACGGTACTGTCGAGTTCGTGAGGGGCGCCAAGCACTACGTGCACGTGCGCACCGCGTAGACAGCCCCCATCGTACGCCTGAGCCTCCGGACCTAGTCCGGAGGCTTCTTTGTTACGGGTTGAGGAACCGTCATGGCCCGTCTCGTACCCCCGTCGCATACGCA belongs to Olsenella uli DSM 7084 and includes:
- the rpmA gene encoding 50S ribosomal protein L27, encoding MAHKKGLGSSRNGRDSNAQRLGTKIFGGQAVRAGQIIVRQRGTHITPGENVGRGKDDTLFALADGTVEFVRGAKHYVHVRTA
- the rplU gene encoding 50S ribosomal protein L21, with the protein product MYAIVTTGGKQYKVAKGDIIDVEKLDVQPGDKVKLDVILLNDGKKTVVDADALSKKKVTCEVVDQFKGEKVTVFKFKKRKRYHRTRGHRQNLTRLQVSNMPTTRSAAAKTASTEDAPAE